ACCTTCAAAATACTTTTCTTTGTTGATCGCTTTGCGACCTAGCAGTAATGCCTTAATCACTAAAATACTACTCAATACTAAAATGGCACTAATACCAATAAAACCAAACTCTTCCGCCAGCACTGCCATCACGAAGTCGGTGTGTGCTTCCGGCAAATATTCTAATTTTTGTATGCTATTGCCCAAGCCTTGACCGAACATTTCGCCACGACCATAGGCCATTAACGACTGCGTTAATTGGTAGCCACTACCAAAGGGATCTGCCCATGGGTCAAGGAAGCTGGTAACACGGCGCCAGCGATAGGGCTCAAAAATGGCGAGCAATGATAGCGCACCGACCCCAACCGTCGCAACCGCGATAAACTGCCATAGTTTAGCACCAGCTAGGAATAGTAGGCCAAAGGTAGTGACAAACATCACAACAACAGTACCCAAATCTGGCTGAAGCAATAACAACATTGCCAAAACACCAAATACAATCAATGGCTTAGCAAAGCCTTTGATGTTTTCCATCACTTCATCACGACGACGCACTAAATAAGCAGATAAATAACAGAAAAAGAATAACTTAGCTGGCTCTGCCGCTTGAATAGTAATTGGCCCAAGTACAATCCAGCGGGTTGAACCATTTACCGTACGACCCACGGCTAAAACCACTAATAAAAGCGCAATTGCCAAGAGCAATAATTTACCACTGTTTTGGTGCCACCAACTCATGGGTATTTGCAAGGTAAAACCAGCAATCAACAAACTCAAGCCAATATAGATGCCATGGCGAAAAACAAAGTGGAATGGGTCGTTAAACAAACGCTCAGCCACTGGCATTGAAGAGCTCGCCGCCATTATTAAGCCGATGGTGTACATGGTAACCATTAAAATAATATAGGAGCGATCGAAGGTGACATTAGCGTTCGTTTCCACCTTCATCCAATTGGGCATAGACGACATGGCAGGCATGCTAAGCACTCGTAGTGAGAAGTTAATCGCCATTAGCTCAACTCCTCACTTGATTTGCTAGCTACGTCAGCAACGGCCGCAGTAAAAACGTTTCCGCGCTCAGCGAAGTTAGCAAACATATCAATACTGGCGCATGCTGGCGATAACATCACCACATCTCCCGCTTTTGCTTGCTTTTTGCAGTAAGCGACCGCTTGTTCGATGGAATCGACCGCCGTGCTATTTTCCGATAACGCTAAAATTTGCTGTTGATCTTTGCCAAGCGCGAAGACATGAGCAACATGCTCGGTAATTACAGGTGCTAACGGCGTAAAATCAGCACCTTTGCCTTCTCCGCCAGCAATTAAATAGAGTTTTTGATCAGCAGCCAAGCTTGGTGCTAAACCTTGAAGTGCGGCGAGTGTCGCGCCAACATTAGTTGCTTTTGAATCGTTAATCCAACGAATACCGTCTTCACTGGCAACTGGCTGACAGCGGTGCGCTAAGCCTTGATAAGACTTAATCGCTTGCAACATTTTCGACATTTCCCAACCTAGCTGCTCGCCGATGGCAAGTGCAGCTAAACTGTTGGCTGCGTTGTGCAAACCCGCAATTGGTAATTCCGCTAAAGCCATCAGTGGCTGTTCACCTTTGGCTAAATAAGCTTTGCCTTGATGACTGATAACACCAAAGTTATCCCTGTTGACTTGGGAGCAGCTCGGTACAGCTTGGCTAAATGAACAAGCATTAATATCTGTAGTTGGCACCGTTGCGCTATCTTCAGCATTAAATACGGCAAACTCAGCACCGTGATAAATACGCTGTTTAAGCTCAGTGTAAATCGCCATCGTTTTGTGGCGATCTAAATGATCATCACTAAGGTTTAAAACGCTTGCTACTAGTGGCTTTAAGCTACTGATGGTTTCCAATTGAAAACTTGAAAGCTCAAGAATTAACAACTCAGGAGATTCATTGATGGTATCAAGCACTGGTACGCCAACATTACCACCAAGTTGGGTATCAACACCTAGCTTTTGGCCAATGTGATGCAGCAGATTAACCACAGTTGATTTGCCATTGGAGCCAGTAACTGCAACACAAGGTGTATCTTTTAGGCGAGCGTAAAGCTCAACATCACCCCATACCTGTGCCGAGGCACTAATGTTTTCAGCAATTTCCGGTAAGGTGATATCAACACCTGGGCTGACTAATAAAATATCTGCTCGTGCAATGATTTCGCTATGCCATTGTCCCGTGTACAGCTGACATTCAGGGTAATTAACGGCAAATTCAGCAAAGGCCGGATGTTGCGCACGGCTGTCGTTAACGGCGCAGCTTAGCCCGTTGTTCGTTAAGAAACGAACAAACGACATGCCAGTCAGGCCAAGGCCTAACACGACAATGCGCTTATCTGCTAGCTGTGTTAACGATATAGATGACATCTGGTTACTTTGCTCTTTGCTCTTATTAATTAAAACCTGTTCGCTATCTCAGCTTTAAGGTGGCCAAGCCAACCAAAACCAAAACAATGGAAATAATCCAGAAACGCACAATCACGCGTGGCTCTGGCCAACCTTTTAATTCATAGTGATGATGAATGGGAGCCATTCGGAAAATACGCTGACCACGCAGCTTGTATGAACCTACTTGCAAGATCACAGAAACGGTTTCCATCACAAAAACACCGCCCATAATCACCAGCACAAGCTCCTGACGTACAAGTACCGCAATAACGCCTAAAACTGCACCAAGGGCTAATGAGCCAACATCGCCCATAAAGACTTGTGCTGGGTACGTGTTAAACCATAAGAAGCCAAGGCCAGCGCCAACAATGGCAGTACAAACCACCACTAATTCGCTGGCTTGCGGAATGTAAGGGATGTTTAGGTACTCAGAAAAATTCACGTTGCCTGTAACGTACGCGAATACCGCAAAGGCACCGGCAACCATAATAGTAGGTACTATGGCTAAGCCATCTAAACCATCGGTTAAATTCACAGCATTACTGGTACCGACAATTACGAAGTACGCCATGGCGATATACAGTAGGCCTAATTGCGGCATCACATCTTTAATAAATGGCACGAGTAACGCTGTTTCTTCTGGCGACTGCGCTTGTGCATACAAAAATATTGCGGTACCTAAGCCAACCACGGTTTGCCAGAAGTACTTCCAACGGGCAATCAAGCCGTTTGAGTCTTTGCGGATCACCTTGCGGTAATCATCAACAAAACCAATGGCACCAAATGAAGCGACAACAAATAAGGTGGTCAAAACATAGGTATTCGACAAATCGCCCCATAGCAACACGCTGGCGATGATTG
The nucleotide sequence above comes from Thalassotalea euphylliae. Encoded proteins:
- the ftsW gene encoding cell division protein FtsW, with protein sequence MPAMSSMPNWMKVETNANVTFDRSYIILMVTMYTIGLIMAASSSMPVAERLFNDPFHFVFRHGIYIGLSLLIAGFTLQIPMSWWHQNSGKLLLLAIALLLVVLAVGRTVNGSTRWIVLGPITIQAAEPAKLFFFCYLSAYLVRRRDEVMENIKGFAKPLIVFGVLAMLLLLQPDLGTVVVMFVTTFGLLFLAGAKLWQFIAVATVGVGALSLLAIFEPYRWRRVTSFLDPWADPFGSGYQLTQSLMAYGRGEMFGQGLGNSIQKLEYLPEAHTDFVMAVLAEEFGFIGISAILVLSSILVIKALLLGRKAINKEKYFEGFFAYGIGIWFCFQAAVNVGASAGIVPTKGLTMPLISYGGSSTIIMTIAVVVLLRIDHELRLQSLQATSSNRKSVGKSTSKPKAMSKASSKNTPEQGALDV
- the murD gene encoding UDP-N-acetylmuramoyl-L-alanine--D-glutamate ligase, which produces MSSISLTQLADKRIVVLGLGLTGMSFVRFLTNNGLSCAVNDSRAQHPAFAEFAVNYPECQLYTGQWHSEIIARADILLVSPGVDITLPEIAENISASAQVWGDVELYARLKDTPCVAVTGSNGKSTVVNLLHHIGQKLGVDTQLGGNVGVPVLDTINESPELLILELSSFQLETISSLKPLVASVLNLSDDHLDRHKTMAIYTELKQRIYHGAEFAVFNAEDSATVPTTDINACSFSQAVPSCSQVNRDNFGVISHQGKAYLAKGEQPLMALAELPIAGLHNAANSLAALAIGEQLGWEMSKMLQAIKSYQGLAHRCQPVASEDGIRWINDSKATNVGATLAALQGLAPSLAADQKLYLIAGGEGKGADFTPLAPVITEHVAHVFALGKDQQQILALSENSTAVDSIEQAVAYCKKQAKAGDVVMLSPACASIDMFANFAERGNVFTAAVADVASKSSEELS
- the mraY gene encoding phospho-N-acetylmuramoyl-pentapeptide-transferase; protein product: MLYWLGEYLTQYFSGFNVFSYLTFRAIVSTLTALGISLYFGPKLIRALQRMQIGQTVRDDGPQSHLSKSGTPTMGGILILASIIASVLLWGDLSNTYVLTTLFVVASFGAIGFVDDYRKVIRKDSNGLIARWKYFWQTVVGLGTAIFLYAQAQSPEETALLVPFIKDVMPQLGLLYIAMAYFVIVGTSNAVNLTDGLDGLAIVPTIMVAGAFAVFAYVTGNVNFSEYLNIPYIPQASELVVVCTAIVGAGLGFLWFNTYPAQVFMGDVGSLALGAVLGVIAVLVRQELVLVIMGGVFVMETVSVILQVGSYKLRGQRIFRMAPIHHHYELKGWPEPRVIVRFWIISIVLVLVGLATLKLR